GGGAATCTTCAAGCATGACCCTCCAACACAACACACGGAAGTACGATGGAGGCAACTCAAGAGAGACCGTCTCTAGTCCATCAGCACAGATCATGGAGTCTAGATCGCTCTGGCAAGTTGGGGCTATGGCTGTTAACAAGCATGAGAAAGGTGACTCAGAACAAGTCGTCGCCTCCAGAAGTCTCTTCGTACATCAAGAAAGGCGCTTCACTGGGTTTTCCTATTCCATTCACAGGGGACAGAAATGGGGACATGTGAGGACCTGAGGTCCATTGACTCTCCTCTCTCGGCCCCTTCAGCGGGACAGAAAGTGAATCTGGTATGGTGGGGGTATTTTGCTTGCCCCATTATTATTGGGAGTGAGGTCAATGTGCTCAGGAGCTACTGGGCTGTCCAAAGAGAAGTTCTGGAGGATGGTGGTGAAGAAAAGGAACAGTTCATTGCGGGCAATGCCTTCTCCCAGACAAACGCGCTTTCCTGTGGGCACATAGGACAAGTCACTTGAGCTTCACGGCAGTGTATAACCTTTGTACGATTTCATCCCTAAACCCAGATGACCGCGGCCATCTCAATGAAAAATGAGATTGCCCCTTAACTTGCAATGAGAAGGACTATAAAGAAACCCTccagacctcaaaaaatgcttGGTGGATGGCTGGTGTTCACTTGTGAGAGTTGCATGTCTAAAGCTCTCTTTGCCCCAGAGGAAGAAGGACCAACGTGGAGTtgagggtgggtaggtgggtggtggATGTGAACATTTATAAGATGATACCTTTAGGATTTTTGATTTCTCTCTTGAGGACAATGGCAGCCAGCTTGCAAAGCTATTGTGAGCACAGAGTTAATGTTCGTAATCACTCTTAAACTGACACCTGGCTGGCATGAATAATTCTCTGTGAACCAGACACAGTGGTGGAcccctgtaattctagcacatgGGAAAGTTGACAGAAATGGGCAGTGACTTCAAAACTGGCTGTCTGGGCTGTATAGCAAGATTGACCCCCTCCATCTCAAAAAACTAACagtaagagaaggaagggaaggagaagggagaggaagggggaggggaggaggaggaggaaagtagAGCaggtgagaaggagagaaaggagaagaacaCAGGAGAGTGTGGTGAAAGGAATGCTCCTATCAGTGTAGTGTGCTTATGTGGGAGTGCGGAAGATGTTTCTGGATCTCCCTGACCCACCCCCTCCTGTTCTCAGCCCTAGATCGAAGAGCTTCAACAAGTTCCTATCCAAATAGTTCAGACAATTGAGAATGGTCGGGCCCATGTGATAAGGGGTCTGTACACGCACCAGGTTCTCCGAGGAAAGAAGAGCCCTTGCTGATTTGAACCTCAGAGCATGGCATGGAGCCTGGCATGGAGCACCACAGAGCAAGGGCAGACTAGAAACCCATGGGCAGGCCCCACAGCCTGCCAAGTACCTCAGTGATTCTTAGTCTGCACCCCCTCCCTACCCCCAAGAGCTCCAGGTGTGGGAGGGATTTCTCAACAACCCCTGTGCCTGTTGTTGGGAAATTGTGGCTGTGTGGGAGTATTTAGGAAAAGCACCCCATCCTTTTGGGCATGTCCTTTCCAGAATTTAGGTGACATGAACTTAGAAATTTATGGAATAGCTCTCAGATGGTTCTAGAACTGGTTGTGTGACCCAGATTTTTCCCGAACAGCTTaataacttctctctctctctctctctctctacacacacacacacacacacacacacacacacacacacacacacacgcgcgcgcgcgcgcacacacacacacactgtatgtatatatatacacacacaatgtccCCAGGCCTGGAGCTGACGATTTGGACACCTTCCATAGCTCTTTGGctccatttatttcttttcttgcgGGCCAGGGCAGTTGACATGCATGTTCTTACCCACCAGACACTATTTTTCTTTCACCTCACCCCTTTCTGCTTATTATTGTCTAAACTCCCCATTAGTTTTCTCTCTCCCCAGTctatcctctcctcctctttcttcctttcccttctctcccctccctctttccctccctctccatttcacctctttttccctctctccatttctctccccctctctcttcccttctccatcctcctctccctctctcccttccttcctcttttttccctcccctctctcccttttcttattctattcccttctctctctctctctctctctctctctctctctctctctctctctctctctctcttggtttttcgagacagggtttctctgtatagctctggctgtcctggaactcactctgtagaccaggctggcctcaaactcagaaatccacctgcctctgcctcccaagtgctgggattacaggcttgcgccaccaccgcccggccccttctctttttctaccttttcacctttctctcctccacctatcctctttctccctctcctcttttccctctctctcctccctcttcctctctctccatcttgtcccctctcttcccctcttcccttcccccctctccccctttcacccctctctccactctcccacccctctctcccctcctatTCTTTCCTTGTCACGTGTTCATGTAATAGCCTCCTCTTTATACCCCTTAGGACTATTTCTtactctgttcctctctctcttcattttccATCACCCCTCCTTCTGCTCTTTCATTCTCAGCTCTTTGTCACACCCTTCTATCCCTCTTCTTCTACTGCCCACTCCACTGTGTATCTGTCCTAAAATGCCATTCCCACCATGGTTTTCTTGTGTCCTGCTTTCAATTCTATTGTTGTGACAAACATCCCAACAAAATCAACATGGATGAGGAAGGGGCCTCTCTTTGACTTATAATTTCAAAAGACTGACTGTCATGCcagagaagtaaaaaaaaaaacaaaaaacaaaaagcaaaacaaacaagcgCTGGGGACAGCAGGTCACCCCCTCATCCACAGTCCAGAGCATGCTGCCTATTTCCGTGAAGCTCAGCTTAGATCTCGCCTCTCTTTCAGGGCCTCAGACAAAGACTAatgccactcacagtgggctgggtcttcccgtATTAGTTAACATCCAAGGAGCAGACCATGCCAATGTAGGCAACTGCTCAACTGAAACTTTCCTCAGGTAATTCTATGTTTGCTTGTTGACATTTAGGACTGACTAGTACACCTTGTCCCCTGGGCCTCCTGTTTCAGTTTCATTATCTATCATCCATTCTCCATCTGTACCCTTATCtccattcctgcctccctctaAACTTACAACTATGGAATGGAGATATTCACTTTCATCCAACTCCTTGTCCCCACACTAAATAAAGGTTAAATAGGGGAGAAAGCCAATACATCGGATATTTCAGGGTAGAGCTGAGCCCTGAGTCACTCAACTctaaggggctgggggtgtggctcagtggagaGCTActgtctagaatcccccagtgagggcctggggcgtggctcaCTGGTAGAACCCCTGCCTAGCATTCCCCAGTGAGggtctgggggcgtggctcagtggtagagccccgcctagaatcccccagtgaggggctggggatgtgACTCAGTGTAGAGTCCCTGCTTAATATTTTCAAATCCTAGTTTCAATCATTACCACAGAATGAAAATGTCTAAGGAGTTCCTTCTTGGACTTTCCTTTATCTCCAAAGATAAGGAATCTATCTAGATGGGGTTTTTCATGGCAAGATCTGGTTAAAATGAATTCAATTTGGCACAAGGCTGCCCATATACATAACAGAAAATAACCTAACTTCATTAGTGGTGAACTGCAAACTGTATTGAGGTTATATTGCACCAGCAAGTAACTATTCTGCCAGCAAAAAACTGAATCATAGCCAAACATAGCAGCAGATCAATCCTAGGCTGCCAACTACTACAGCATGGCCAAGTGCGAGAAGAGTGGAGCTGGCTTAAGTCAGGTTATATCCACACGCTCAGCTCCAAATGCTCACCTCCTACCAACACTACTGTCTGCCGTAACTCCGAACTTTTGCTGGTTCAGGTTATTAACCATTAGGAATAGGTTCTTTGCTCAAGTAGATGGTCATGATTTTGATTTCTCTTGCAAGTTAACAAGCCAAGGAATATTTAAATGCAATTAGGGACACACATTTCAAGACATGCGCCATCTCCTGAAACCAAGCTCAGGGCAGTGTGCATAGATGATGTTGTTGTTTCTTAAGAAAATGAATTTTCTCAGGTTTAGAGGTCTTTAAATACTCCTCCAAAAAGTCCTTCGGATCAGGATTCTTTGTTCAAGACTCCCCTCATGGGGCTGTAGCCATGGTAAATGGGATTGTTCGGGCAAGAGAGCTGGGAGAGACTCAGTAAACAGGGACCTACTGCTGTTTGTGTCCCGGAGGGTGGGTCTGCCCTCTAGTGTCTGGGAAAGGAATCGCAGGTCTGCCTCACCAGTGGAGAAGGGCAGAAAAGCTTCACTTTTCTTCAGTGCTCCATTGGCATCCAGGAAGTGCTCAGGATTGAAGGTGTCTGGTTGTTCAAAGTACCGTGGGTCATGGAGAGCTGAACTCAGGATGGGGTACACCTCAGTGTTCTAGGAGAAGTTACAAGATACAAAGTTGTTAATATGCCCCGTCTCCCATATGCAAAACAGTCAGTTCCTAAGAAACACAGAATTCTGGGAAATCACAGACAGGGTGAGTTTGTTGGTTAGGAGAGTGACATGTGCTCATGGAGTAGCGATGAAGAATCACAGCTGGTCTCACCTTAGGGAGCAGGTAGCCTCGGAACAGTGTGTTTTGGGTGACTCTGTGTGGTAGACCAATGGGGGCAAGATCTGAAAATCTCTGAATCTCGTGGATGACTGCATCAGTGTATGGCATTTTGGTGCGATCATCAAGAGTCGGTAGCCGGTGTGAGCCGATCACCTGATCAATCTCCTTTTGGACTTTCTCTGCATATAAAGGGGAGACAATAGACAGTGCCCCCCTTCTCGGAGGCGATGCAAAGTGATCCTGCTTTCTGGGATCCAATAACCCAGGAACAGTTCAGAGCAAGGTGACTCTGCTGAGAAAGACACAGTGCCCTCTTGGGTGCACACACCTGTGCTTCTCTCAAGGACCCGTCTCTCCAACCATGCTTAGAGCATGTTACAGCCTCTTCTCAATAAGTGCGGGCTTTGCTTGTAAAAGAGAAAaggacacccccctccccctcccccccgtAAGGAGCCATTTTGACTGTCAATCCCAAGTGAGGGCTGGAGGGGGAAAAGGCAAGAATGTAAGGAGTATTATCCTTATTCCTGCATACacaggtctacacacacacacacacacacatacacacacacacacaccacacacacacacacgctcatgcgcacacgcacacacacacacatacacacacacacacagacacacacacacacacacacacacacacacactcctttgcATGGAATTTACAGTTAAAAatccaggggctggagggatgactcaatgtttaagagcactggttgctcatTGAgggggacccaagttcaattcccagcacccaatttAAGCCCACTCTCTGTATTCCAGGTCCATGtactctgacaccctcacacaaatATATATCCGGCCAAAAGACTAatgtatattaaattaaaataaattttaacatcTAGGCTAATAATTTGATGCTATGTCCTcggaaataaaaaaaaggaagttaaTTACTGTGTGCGTAGCTTcctataaaatatgaatatgttGGCTGAGGAAACGGTTCAGATAATAAGTGCACTTGACTTGCAGGCCTGACAGCCTGACTTTGATATCCAGAGTCCATGTGCAGGTGTAAGGAGAGAACGGAATACACAAAGGGCTCCTTTCATGTCTACGTAGAGCTGTGGGAAGCAGGCTCACACTAACTTCAAATCatttttcaaaagttaaaatgtgtatatgtaggtCAAACAAGAAGAGGGTGAGCCAGTTAATAAAAGGAAAGATTGATGAGTGATGGAAATAGGATGTGAATTTTCCACCTGTTACTTGCCACGCTAATCAATTAAAATTACTAACTGATTCATAAACAAAAATGAGTGAACACAACTAACCAATGATCAATCGAATATTAAATTTAATGACGATTAATAGGAATTAATAGCTATATTGAAGGATAAATAAATCAGAGATAAATCTTCTTTTGTTCcctctttctttcgttctttctttgctttttaaaaaaatatagtctaacaggagtcaaactgaaaaaggaaacttcagttgagaaaatgcctccatcacatTGTCTAGTAGGCAAAAGATCACTGAGTATTTTCCTGACTGATGATTTATTTTGCAAGTGCCATCCCTGAACAGCTGAAATGAGAAATCAGTCTGCACAAGAAAGtaattctattccttcatgacctcttcgtcagtgcctgcctccaagttcatgtTTCATTTCCAGTCCTGACTAACATTCATGGTGTACTAtaagatataagatgaaataaacttttCCTCTCTAAAAAATCATAGATAAATGAGTGAGTTATTAAGTGGATTCATGGAGAAATGGGTAGAGACAAGAAGGGTGAATTCAAAGGCCAGAAGGAAGGGCTAAGGAATGAAAAGATTGATGTTTCAATGGACCAATGAGCCAGTAACAACAACCCACTCAAACATTCCTGATCAAAAATAAAACTCATGAGCTAATTAATCCAAATGAATGAGTGAGAGGCATGTTCTTGTGTGAATCAGAGATGAACAAATCAGGGATAAATAATCTATGGATATAGAGAAAGATGGGCAGGTGCTTCAAGGATTGATAATCTATGGATATAAAGATAGGTAGGTGACTATATGATTGGGTGAATAGGCttatagatggatgggtggaaaaTGTATGTATAAACAATAGATGTCTGGGTTAGTGAATGGAACGGTGAATGGATGAAGAGAGGATGGATAGAAAGATGAGTGCATGGATGGAtgtaagacagaaggaaagaatgaaggacaggatggacagatggacagatgggtcgatagatggatggattaaagacaaagaaagagggaaggaaggttgAATTGGTGaattgatgtatgtatgtatgtatgtatgtatgtatgtatgtaaagacaaaaaacagaaggatggaaggaaggtttgattgatgggtggatggatgaatggatgaatggatgaatggatgaatgaatgcaaacacagaaagacaggagggagagagggttgaattgatggatggatagatgtaaagacagaaagacagagagaggtaaGGAAGGTTGGGTTGCTGGATagctggatagatggatggatgcaaaTACAAAAAGACAGAAGGAGGTAAGGaaggttggatggatggatggatggacagatggatggatgcatggatgtaAAGGCAAAGATAGAAGGAGGGACGGAAGGATGAATTGATAGTAGGATCAACCTTTAAGTGATaggaagaaacaacagaaaacggGTCATCCGGTTCCTTGTTCACACACCACCACAGCACTGCTTTAGTTTAGAGGAAACCAAACAAGTCCTTCAGAGCTCCAGATGTTAGAGGCCCATGTCTGTCTCATCCACACCAAGCCCTGCAGCCAAAGGTGAGCTGAAGATCGCCCAACTGCCCACCCGTGGCGCACCTGCAACATGGGGGTACTTGAGCATGAGCAGGAAGCCATAGCGGAGCGTGGTGCTGGTGGTCTCGGTGccagcaaagaagagagagagcacagacaTCATGAGGTTCTGGTAATGGAACTCTGTGTGGTGGTTGGACTTCTCCTGGTTCCagatgggagagagaaaggagggtcaGGGGTGATTAGATCCTCGCAGTAAGATGCATGTGCCTTTCTAGTCACTGTGCTTGTGTCTCACACTACCTGGACCAATAATCGTGTGCCGCCTCAGCAGTTCACACCACTTGTCTTATTGACTCTTAGCCTCTTTTTATTCAGACTTCACCTGACTCCTTTGCTCTTTAGAATctcacttctctctcttttttatttctagctctttttaaaaaggttttctttatgtatattcatgtgtatgtgactATGggtgcctgctgtgtgtgtgtgtgtgtgtgtgtgtgtgtgtgtatgtgtgtgtgtgtgtgtgtgtgtgtctgtctgtctgtctgtctgtctgtctgtctgtctgtctgtctgtcagtggcTCTGTGGGTCTGTATTTTCCAGAAAAGCTAGGAGACAGCATTGGAGtccgtggagctggagttaaataTGATTATGAGCAGCCTCAGGCAGGATTTGGGAAAGGAACCCTGATCATCTGCCACAGTAGACAGTGTTTCTaaaccatgagccatctctctagactctGGTATTGTCTGCTTTTTATTCTTTGCCCTGTGTTTCTCCTCAGCCACACCCCTGCTCTTTCTCTATGttattttctcctctcttcctctttcctgccATATGTTCTGCATCTCTTCCACTCTGTTTCCtcaccatcctccctcccctcccctcccctcttttcctctGATGCCATCCCATCCTTCAGTATCATCTGCCCCCTCTCTCATCCATGCAGGACCAACCTTCTCCATGCGCAGAAGGTAGGCATCAATGAAGTCCCGTGGAGCGCTGGGGTCCAAGGTGGCCCTGTGCTTCTCCACATTCTGACCAATGTAGTCAAGGATTTCCTGCAGGTTTTTGGAGATTTGTCTGTGGGTACCTGGAAAGTACTTCAGGACAGCAGAGAAGAGCTCAAACACCTGCAAGAGGAAGGGTCCAGGAGGTCACCTGGAGCTATTGTGTCACAGGAAGTGAGCAGTGTTCCTAGGTACTTCAGATTTCAtgaagcaaaacacacacatcccacaccgCCCCACactccatatacatatgtatgtatatgtgtatgtgtgtatgtaatgtatgtgtgtatgtatgaatgtctgtctgtatgtgtttatatgtatatatgtatatatgcgtatgtttatgtgtatgtatgtatgtatgtatatatgtatataaagtgtATGGTatctatatctattatatatctaTCACctgtcaatctatctatctatctatctatctatctatctatttatctacctatctatctatttatctgtctgtcagtctgtctgtctgtctatcatacATATACCTGTTTTTGAACTGTAGCTCTGAATCGTCTCTAACCTTTGTCCTGAattctctgtatctctcttttcctttcctctgtgcTCCTTCCCAACCCCCTTTGCTGAattgtctttgttttaatttgtggGTTGGGGAGGTCACAGAGTCTCATTTAAGCAAGACTGGCTTTAAACTCAATATGTACCCAAGGATCACCCTGAATTTCTGGTCCCCCAGCCTCCATCACCCAAATGCTGGAATTTCATGTTTTGTATACTACCAAACCCAGGATATACAGTGCTGGGGATGAACCCAGGGGATCAGGCATGAAAATATGGTATTCTGTCTTCTGAACTACATCTCCATAACCCATCATTGTTTTCGTCATGTCTGGATGGCTCTGCATTTCTACATTCAGGTCTCTCTAACCTGTTAAACACGCACCCTCCCTGCCTCCAGGTCTCAGCCTCTTTATTTCTCCATgttgtctctgtttttcttccaACCCTAAGACACTCCCTCCTTTACCCACAAAGCAATCTCTTGTTTCCTCTGCCTTGGATATGTTTATTTTCACTCCCACTGACCTGGCTGGACAATGAGCTCATGAGGGAAAATGTCTGATAGATCAGATCCAGCAGATGCAGGAACTGGTGGTCTTTGTAGTCAAAGCGCTCTCCAAAGACAATGGAGCAGATGATGTTTGCTGCGATTGACTGGAAGAAGAAGGTGGGGTTCAGGGGGGCTCCTGGAGGGTGAGGAGGCAAGACAGGAGACAGGATATAGAACTAGGAGAATATCTGAGTTTATTCCCATCTAGTGAGACACCACTCACTACTCAAAGAACAACAGCTAACCTCATTAGCACATATGATGGACCAAGCCCTCTCTTCTCAGCACTCAATGCATAATTTTGTTCGATTTTTCCAGGCTATAGCACATAAGACACAGTGTTGTTAGCATACAGACAGGGTAGCTAAGTTCACTAAGGTAACACAACTACTCACATCTGGGGGCAGGATTTAGGCCCCCAGTGGCTGAGAGGGACAGCATGTATAGTTAGTTTCCACAATGCACATTCTCCCTGGTCACCTTCTGACTCTGAGCTGATAGGTAATTCCCAGTGGCaggaaaggacagaggaagaTTCAGGGATTACCTGTGTGGATTCACAAGCCTTGAATACTCCACTCCCATCTGCCAGTCTTCCCCCATCCCTTCTCAGACTTCTAGACTCTGTAGTGTTTCGGAAGCCATGAAGACCTACTATCTTTCTCAGGCCAGGTTCAGTCTTGGACCCACCCAGGTGGCTGGAGAGTTGCTGTCTGTCCAACAGTATTGGGCCCTTGTTGTGCTCTCCCTGGATCtagtctttcttcctctcctgcttCTGCATTGACATCATTTCAGCTCTCCTGAGAAATGTCAATAAGAGACAGCAAATgcatgggcagtggtggcacacacctgtaatcccaacacttgggaggcagaggcaggtggatttctgggttccaggccagcctggtctacagagtgagttcccggacagccaggactacacagagaaaccctgtcttggaaaaaaagatttaaaaaaaagaaaaaaagaaacagcaaatgCCTTCTGTAAAGAAATGGAGCTGCAAATCATGGTCTGTGTCTCCAAGATGCCCCTGTTATAAGAAATCATGGAGGACCAAGAAGTGCCTTAGAATTCTACCAAACTACAACTCCCATGAGCCTCTGTGCTCACTGATTCCCATCAGCACAAAAACAAGGAGAAATTACAGTTTCTGCTTTAAACATGTCTGCAATTgttccttctttcttcattttcatttacctAAGCTCTACACTTGCCTTTGACTAAGACCAGTGGTTGTCAACCATGATCCCTTGGATTTCAAACAATGCAGTGGTTGCCTGagcccatcagaaaacacagacatttacattatgattcctaacagtagcaaaattacagttatgaagtagcaacaaaaatagttttaaggttgaggagtcaccacaacataaggaactgtattaaagggtcacagcattaggaaggttgagaaccatgggaCTAAGACTATTGTAGGGCAGGGGGGACATGATGCCAGTTAAgtcaaggtggccttgaactctatatGTGgtagaagatgaccttgaatatGTCAGcattctgcctccacctctggacTTCAGGGATTGCAGTCACACTCCTCCATGACAACTATATATGGTACTGAAAGCACTCTCCAACTCAGCCACAACTACAGTGTAAACCAGGGCCTCACAATGTGAAcaggactggccttgaactcatgaccatcttgtctcagccttctgagttcCAAGATGACAAGTGTACACCAATCCTAGCCAACTGAcagataaaattaattcaaaaattgATTCTCTGTACACAAGTGAGCAGCATGGTTAATCTATGTCTCTGAGATATTTGTGGATAATATAAAcctcacttttctttttctgtctctgtaatTTTCTCTCTCCACATTTATCCATATCCGGCCTTTCACTCCCTCATCTCATTTATGTCTCTACTGTCTTTCTCTACTCTTGTGTGTCTCTTTCTTTGGTTGTGCcctcatattttctttatgcacACTTTCCAAGATTCACCCTTGTATTTCTTCAGTTCAATCACCAAACATTGGGCCTCTTCCTTTATGCGCTCCTCCACACTCTGTTTTCCCATCCCAAAGTCTCTCATGGTGGCCAGAGAGAATCTCCGAAGGGTCTTCCAACGTTCCCCATTGGCAAAGATCACACCTAAGAAAGTAGGGGAAGCATGGTTGGGTAGGTCACACTGGAAGTTCAGAGAATCCCAAGTCCATCCCCACAGCTCAGGTCCCACCTCTCAGACTCACCTTCCTGGGCCACATTCTCCTCTCCACCCTGTCCCATATCTTACCATATCCTTGAACAATTGGATCAAGCACAGCAACTGTTCCCCGGCCAGAGAAAGCCTCAGCTTGGTCCACCAGAGCCTCCC
This portion of the Apodemus sylvaticus chromosome 1, mApoSyl1.1, whole genome shotgun sequence genome encodes:
- the LOC127683018 gene encoding cytochrome P450 2B19, producing the protein MEVSVLLLLALTAGFLLFLVSQSQPKTHDHFPPGPHPLPFLGNLLQMDRRGLLNSFMQLQEKYGDVFTVHLGLRPVVMLCRTDTIREALVDQAEAFSGRGTVAVLDPIVQGYGVIFANGERWKTLRRFSLATMRDFGMGKQSVEERIKEEAQCLVIELKKYKGAPLNPTFFFQSIAANIICSIVFGERFDYKDHQFLHLLDLIYQTFSLMSSLSSQVFELFSAVLKYFPGTHRQISKNLQEILDYIGQNVEKHRATLDPSAPRDFIDAYLLRMEKEKSNHHTEFHYQNLMMSVLSLFFAGTETTSTTLRYGFLLMLKYPHVAEKVQKEIDQVIGSHRLPTLDDRTKMPYTDAVIHEIQRFSDLAPIGLPHRVTQNTLFRGYLLPKNTEVYPILSSALHDPRYFEQPDTFNPEHFLDANGALKKSEAFLPFSTGKRVCLGEGIARNELFLFFTTILQNFSLDSPVAPEHIDLTPNNNGASKIPPPYQIHFLSR